Within the Candidatus Paceibacterota bacterium genome, the region CTGCGAGCCGTTTATAGTCTTGATTATCATTTGTTTCCATATATTTGATAATATATTATATATAAATGATCTGCGTACTTCACTTATCTAGCCGAGGAAATAGATTGTCGCCTTTTTTTATTTTCGTGCCCGGCTTAAGCCTTCCCCAAAGGCTTGCATCTTTGATATTTTTGGACAACTCTGCCGTTCTTTCTTTTTCATCTGCGAAAAGCTGGGAGAATATCTTATCTGAGGTTTCGGGCATAAAAGGCCGTATCATCCAGGCGATATGGCGCATACATTCGAGAAGGTTGAATATCGTCATGCTTCTGTCCGCACCTTCCATTTTCCAAGGCTTCTTTTTTTCGAGATACTCATCGCACATGCTCATAAATGCCCTCATTCCAAGAAGGGATTCATTCATTTTAAACAAGTCAATCGAACTAAAATATTTCAGCCATGCATCTGCTGCAGCTCGTTCAAGATCGGTATCCGGCGGAATCGAAGTTTCGGATAGTGTGTCCATTTTTGATGCGAGCGTTAATATTCTTGCGGTCAGATTGCCTATGCCGTTTGCAAGGTCTGCCTGATATAGTTCTTCGAATTTAGCATATGAAAAATCTCCATCATCCGAAGAAGATATCTCTTTGAGGAGATAGTACCTCAGCGCGTCAACGCTTCCGTATTTTTCAACAACTTCAAAAGGATCAATGACATTGCCGAGAGACTTGCTCATCTTTTGCCCGCCGGAGGTTATGAAACCGTGAACATATATATTTTTGGGAAGCGCCAAATCTGCGCTAAGGAGCATTCCCGGCCATATTGCGCTATGAAAACGTAAAATATCTTTTCCAATCAGATGAACGTCTGCAGGCCAATATTTCTTGTATTTGTCGGAATCTTCAGCGTATCCGAGAGCTGATATGTAGTTTGTGAGAGCATCGCACCATACATACATAGTTTGGTCATCATCGCCCGGAATGGGAATACCCCAATCCAAGACTCTTTTTGAGCGCGAAAAGCTTATATCCCTCAAACCTTCCCTCAGAACGCTTAATATCTCATTTTTCCGAGACTCTGGTATGATGTTGATCTCGCCAGACTCTATCCTTTCCCGGATCCTGTCCGTATATTTGGATAATCTGAAAAAATAGTTGTCTTCCTTTACTCTTTCCGGCTCCTTTTTATGATTCGGACATTTGCCGTCGATCAAGTCTTTTTCTGTTATGAATTCTTCACACCCGACGCAATACAGCCCTTCA harbors:
- the metG gene encoding methionine--tRNA ligase; the encoded protein is MSKKKFYITTSIAYANASPHIGYAMEVLQADALARFHRLLGEDVYFLSGTDENGSKIKKTAEEKNIDVQRFVDGNSDKFRLLLGTLNVSIDDFIRTSDKVRHYPSAQKIWKKFVDAGDIYKNSYEGLYCVGCEEFITEKDLIDGKCPNHKKEPERVKEDNYFFRLSKYTDRIRERIESGEINIIPESRKNEILSVLREGLRDISFSRSKRVLDWGIPIPGDDDQTMYVWCDALTNYISALGYAEDSDKYKKYWPADVHLIGKDILRFHSAIWPGMLLSADLALPKNIYVHGFITSGGQKMSKSLGNVIDPFEVVEKYGSVDALRYYLLKEISSSDDGDFSYAKFEELYQADLANGIGNLTARILTLASKMDTLSETSIPPDTDLERAAADAWLKYFSSIDLFKMNESLLGMRAFMSMCDEYLEKKKPWKMEGADRSMTIFNLLECMRHIAWMIRPFMPETSDKIFSQLFADEKERTAELSKNIKDASLWGRLKPGTKIKKGDNLFPRLDK